In Chryseobacterium sp. C-71, the genomic window TGTGGTCTGTAAAATTAGCTAACTGGCATTTCTGGTTAGGTACATTAGGAATCATTTTCTACGCAGTACCAATGTACATCGCAGGATTTACTCAAGGTCTAATGTGGAAGCAATTCAACCCGGATGGAACATTATTATGGAAAAACTGGTTGGATACTGTGACTGCAATTATTCCTTACTACAAATTAAGATTCTTAGGAGGGTTATTCTATCTTTCAGGTGGTTTACTAATGGTTGTGAATGTTTGGAAAACTGTTAGACAAGGATCATTCCAAAAAGAAGTTCCTGCAGAAGCACCAGCTTTGGCAAACATCGGGAACAAACGTAAAGAAGGAGAAGGTTTCCACCTTTGGTTGGAAAGAATGCCAATGTTGTTAACCGTATTGTCATTACTTACGATTTCAATTGGGAGTATGGTAGAGATTATTCCTACCCTATCATTGAAGAAAAGTGTACCGACGATTTCAGCAGTGAAACCTTATTCACCGTTAGAATTAGAAGGTAGAGATTTATATATCCGTGAAGGTTGTAACGCTTGTCACTCTCAGATGGTAAGACCATTCAGAGACGAGATTGTAAGATTTAACGGTAAAAACGGACAATATTCTAAAGCAGGGGAATTCGTTTACGATAGACCTTTCCTTTGGGGATCAAAAAGAACAGGACCAGATTTGCATAGAGAAGGTGGTAAAAACCCAAGTTCTTGGCATTACAAACACATGTATAACCCAAGATCTACATCTGCAGGTTCTATCATGCCACGTTACCCTTGGTTGATCGCAACGAATCTAGACAGATCTAAGATGGTCGACAAAATGAAGTTGATGAAGAATACTTTTGATGTACCATATACAAAAGCTCAAATTGATTCTGCAGATAAATGGGCAGACAACCAGGCTGCAAAAATTGTAAAAGACATCTATTCTGAAGCAGCTGACTTGAAAGCGGAATACGCTAAGAGACCAGACGTAAAACTTGAGAAGAAGGAAATTGTAGCATTGATCTCTTACCTACAAAGATTGGGTACAGATATTAAAACTACTGAAATAAAAACAGCTAGTAATAACTAACATTAAAAGCTCATGATTCCTCAGAACTTTAAAGATATATTATCCAATACGGAAAATGCAGGTTTGTATCAAACTTTGGCTCTGATTTTCTTTATGTTGTTCTTTATCGGATTGATTGTATATGTTTTTAGCAGACCTAAAAAATATTACAGAGAAGAAGAGAATGCACCTCTTGGGGATGATGAAGATGATTTTAATTTAAAAGATTAAACTATTATTGATTATGAAATCGCCGTTAGCCTAGTTATTGCTTATAACATTTTGACGATGGTGATTCATATGACATTTAAAAACAATAAACATTCACTTATGAAACAAAGAACACCGGTTTTTGTAAACATCTTGATAATAATGGGGCTTCTTATAGTTTTTTATTATTTATTTGTTCAAAGCTACTCGTTTTTAGCTTCACCTTATTTCTGGGGAACTGTTGCGATCAGTGCAATCTTGGCATACATTCACAGTGCAATCGGAGATTTGATTGAAAATAATAAATTCAAAAAATTATCTGACGCAGAAAAAGCAGCGTACTTATCTGAAAAGAAAATTCCTTTTTTAAAGAGACAGTATGATGCAGCTTTCAAAAAGCAGTCTGATACAGAAGAAAAAGATATTCTTATCGATCATGGTTTCGACGGGATTATGGAGTTAGATAATCAATTACCAAAATGG contains:
- a CDS encoding cbb3-type cytochrome c oxidase subunit 3 codes for the protein MIPQNFKDILSNTENAGLYQTLALIFFMLFFIGLIVYVFSRPKKYYREEENAPLGDDEDDFNLKD